One Eptesicus fuscus isolate TK198812 chromosome 13, DD_ASM_mEF_20220401, whole genome shotgun sequence genomic window, AAGTAAAGAGTTTGTTTTCACAGGTCTTTTGTCAAAATTGCTCCAACccagataatataaaaatacttttataagcattgaaagaataaaaaccaaCCCTGTACAGAAGCTTGGAATAGAAGATGACAACTGGGGGCATAATTTATGCAAGGATCTCAAGCTTCATAAAGTAATAGCTCTGTttataagaaggaaagaaaaagattataGCCTTTAATTAAaacagagggagaaaagaaaggagggacaAGAAGAAGGAGTAAGGCTGGGGAATATAGAGAAAGGCAAGTGGGAAATTTAGTATTTCAGTTACTCTAAGAAGGAGGCCTGATGCCATAACAACCACTTTTTGGCCTCTTTCCACCCATATCTGCAGTGAGTTTACTTAATTttcaaatgatttatttaaaCGGGCTTTTTCGTGTTTGTGGAAGCTGATAGCAGAAGTAGCCTTCAGAAAGCAGGGAAGATAGATGTGACCTATGACAATTGGACAACTGGTGTAAAGGCTTGTGGACTTCCAGTGAGAGAGCATTAAATGTTAGTATGTTTTATACATACAAAGAtattgctggggctgaccagcagaccctgagtgacggATGGATGATTAACAcaatgtttgctgtgaaagagagggctaagggactgcctggctaaaggaaacagacagcctcaattgcctgccttgttaggctttccttgtagcagcagtttgagataaagtttatcttttagatacaatcagtagggtaagtactattgggaggacacatgtgtttatagTGTTTTTTAAGCAAGGATACCTAAaaattaagcataaggattccagtaaacacccaggggtctgcatgtgcacagacttgtttggaaaggtcaaggaataattaggggtgctgccttcagcactcccctaagtcagaattctgataaacagggttGGTGGCCTTCTGCACACTTCCCTTTCCTCAGAATgccctccttacaaactttccaaccaagtctcatgcttctCCACAAGATATGGAACATATGACTGTCAacttttttttggtggtggtgatgagttCCCTTCAGAATTACTGTCACTTTGAGGACAACAGAATTCTTTTCTAATAACATGTCACTTCAAAACccaataataaaaatgctaaagCAATTTTTTTGTTATGATTGCATAACAAAGACACCAAAGTTTTTAGTATAAGactataattttgaaaaagtcaAATATACATCATATTTGGATGAATAGCAATGCTTTGCTTTGTGTACATATACCAAGTGAAAGGCATAATGTGAGAGGGATAAAAAGTAGACtccttttttacatatttttttcagtcTGTTTTGCCACAtgacctcttttttcttttcatgactaagcatttttttgtttagtttttattttcatctaaaggttcattttttccccctctgtgatacaaatatattttaagctcAAGATAAAAGTGGGTCGAAAAGGTTGAGAAATTGATGGACAAAATGCTACAAAAAAATAACTCAACTTTTACTAGCTGAACAAAAGTATCTGTGGCAAGGAAGATGATCTCACTCAACCACTTTGCAAGAAATGAATCACGCATACCTTCACCACCAGCCATCAGGTTTTGTCGTCCTtgtttagaaattataaaaacccTTCAGTAACTttgactttgttttaaaatgtgtttatcttaaaattattgtttattaCTTATGTAACTGGTGTTTTCTTTGGTCAATTAATGCATTTTTCTAAAGGGAAAATTGGGTATTTGAGGTTGGGTAAAACGGATTAAGATTTCTCCCATTGAAATCAATAGAATTTTAAactattgcttctttttttatttttttttcagaagcaaAAGAAAACCCATAAATGAAGATAGTTGTTATTTTTTACATTAGTTTGAATGGCTGACATGGGTTATCCCAGAACCTCTTCAATGCCTCCTTCACATCCTTGTTCCGCAGGCTGTAAATAAGGGGATTCAGCATTGGTATCACGAGGGTGTAGAAGACTGAGGCCATTTTATCCGTATCTAATGAGTGGTTGGTCCTTGGTTGCAAATACGTGAAGAGAAGGGTCCCATAGAAGATAGTGACAACCATCATGTGAGAAGCGCAAGTGGAAAAGGCTTTTTGTCGCCCTTCTGAGGAACGTATCCTCAAGATGGCAAGGATGATGTTAAAGTAGGATACTAAAACAACAATCATAGAGAACATCAAATTAATTACTGAAAAGGTAAACACAGCTGTTTCTGGAATATAGGTATCAGAACACGACAATTCTAACAAAGGGATAATATCACAGTAAAAGTGGTTGATTATGTTGGAAGAGCAATAGGACACAGAGAACACACAGGAAGAGACAGTCAGTGCTGTGGTCAGACTGAAGAAGTATGCAAGGGACACCAGCAAAAGACAGATCTGTGGAGACACTATCACCATGTAGAGCAGGGGACTACAAATAGCCATGTAGCGATCATAGGCCATTGCAGCCAGCATTAAAATCTCAGCAGCAGTAAAACTTATGAATCCACCCATTTGCACTGCACATCCATAGTAGGATATACTTTTCTTTGAAACCAAGAAATTAACCAGCATTTTAGGGGCAATGACAGTAGAGTTGCCAAGGTTGATGATAGCCAAGTGCCGGAGGAAAAAGTACATGGGGGTCTGAAGTCGAGAGTCAACACTGGTGAGAGTGATGATGCTCAGGTTCCCAGCCAAGGTCAGCCCATAGATGaccaggaaaacaaagaagagtGGAATCTGGAGCTCCGGATATTGTGAGATGCCCATGAGAATGAATTCAGTCACCTGCGAGAGATTCCCTGGGGCCATTGATTTTGTTGCTTTCATCAattaatgaggaaaatgaaaagagattAATAGACAACAAACTTGTCTCTGTTCAATGCCATATTGTTAAATGTTTCATGTAAAATTAGTTGATTTTTATTGTTCTTCGTtgcttttgaattatttttaaaatttatttttattaactttattggaGTGGCATTGGTTAATTGAATTATATGTTttgagtgtacaattctatgatatacCATGTGTATGttgatcagtttatttttgttcagatcttaaaattcaaaaatacCATCTCCAGAGACCAATTTCAGGATCTTAGAACTGTTTGAATAAGCTGCTAATTTATTTTTAGCCACTCCTGAATATAGTTTGTATTGGATGAATATACACAgtttatattattatatgtattaatatgtatatgtatatattaattatattaacatTTGCAATtgcatgaatatatatgtatatctatatatatatatgcatgtatatatttactTGTACACACATGCctctgagtgtgagtgtgtgcatgtttcCAATGATAAAACAGAGTTACCTGTAAGAAACAGATGAGTCAGAAGGACttccagttatttttttccttagctGCCATAGGCCTTCTCTTCAGCTTACATCTTGTCATCATCATCCTTGAGAATTTCAATGGGAAACAGTATACTGGGATTTTCCTTATTAATTTCCACCACACTGCTATGTTGTTTCAGCTCCCCACAGACCACACCTCAAAACTATTCCTTAGTATCATTCAGAAACTGTGTCCTCTTCACttaatc contains:
- the LOC103302256 gene encoding olfactory receptor 8J2-like, coding for MAPGNLSQVTEFILMGISQYPELQIPLFFVFLVIYGLTLAGNLSIITLTSVDSRLQTPMYFFLRHLAIINLGNSTVIAPKMLVNFLVSKKSISYYGCAVQMGGFISFTAAEILMLAAMAYDRYMAICSPLLYMVIVSPQICLLLVSLAYFFSLTTALTVSSCVFSVSYCSSNIINHFYCDIIPLLELSCSDTYIPETAVFTFSVINLMFSMIVVLVSYFNIILAILRIRSSEGRQKAFSTCASHMMVVTIFYGTLLFTYLQPRTNHSLDTDKMASVFYTLVIPMLNPLIYSLRNKDVKEALKRFWDNPCQPFKLM